From Bacteroidota bacterium:
TTACTATCCTTTATTCTATTTACGGCATTCGCTAATCCAAGTCCTATTGCAGTGCCATCTGCAATCATTCCTGTTTTAACAGAGAAAAACAAATTCTTAATAACCGCATGATCTGTTGTTAATGGACATTGTGTAAATGATTCTCCACTAAAAATAACAAGACCAATTTTATCGGTCGGTCTATTATCAATAAATTCGATAGCTACTTCCTTAGAAGCTTCTAATCTATTTGGCTTAAAATCTTGCGCAAGCATACTTGCCGAAATATCCATTGCCAAAATTATATCAATACCTTCGGATGTCACATTCTTCCAACTAGAGCGAGACTGAGGACGAGCCAAAACAATAATTAACATCGCAATAGCCAACATTCTAAAAACAACCAACAAAGGCTGCAAATACTGTCGAAGAGAGGGTTTTAAACCATCGAAATTTGCAAGTGATGAAAAATTAAGAGAAGTCGAATTTTTTCTAATTTTAAAATTATACCACACCACCAACACAGGAATTACCAGCAGAAGCCATAAAGCTTCTTTGTTAGCAAATGTTATATCATTTATAAAATTAAACATGAAATGTTTTTCTAGTTTAGTTAATCTTTAGTTTCTATTGCTTCACTCTTTACTTCCTCTTCTCGTTTTGTGCCATTTACAAAATCAACAGCCAACTGCATAGACAATTCATTTTCATTAGGCAAAGGATTCTCTTTAGCAAATTTCACTAAATCGGCTAGCGTCAAAATTTGTTTTAAGCGTTGCTTGCTTTCTTCATCCATAACCATTGAACGCAGTTGAGCAAAAATTTCATCAGATGTTTGCTCCGGAGCATTAATTTTAAATCGTTGCTGCAAATACAACCTCAAAATATCGGATATAGCAGAATGGTATTGCTTGTATTTGCCCTGCTGCCACAATTTTTCATTATTAATTTGCTCTAATGCAGCTAACGCAGTTATATGTGGCGGCACTTTAGGGTCCGACTTAACGACAATGGTTGTCTTACGACTTTTCAAATAACGTTTTATTAAATAAATAACCAACGTTAGTAGTGCTAGTATACCAACCACCCATTTTACATAAGGAATTAACTCTCTAAAATCGAATGGTTCATCCATAGGAGGCTTAATGTCACGTATAGCTTGTGTTGTATCAACTTGCACATTATTCACCTCTAACAGCAGAGCCTCCGTTTCAAAAACCTTTGACGTGTCATTATTCAAGATAAATTTAAACGGGGGTATGGCATAATAGCCCGAATCAAAGGATGTAATAATTAAATTTTGAGATTGTTGCAACCAATAAGGATCGTCCTTATTTGGTATTGTTGTATCTATTTTGGTTTTATTTACAATTTCAATTTGTTTAATAATCGTATCATTCAATGCAGGCCACTGAATTGCAACATTACCTTTATCCGCTCTGTACTGAATAGTTACATGAACAACGGTCTGCTCTCCAATTAAAATACTATTGGTATCAAGTGTTGCCGACACTTTAACATCTTGAGCGGCAAATACGCCCGGCATAGCCAATAAAATAACTAGTAAAATATACCTACCCACAACTCTATAGGAATTGATATAATTAAAAACCATATGTATTTTACTGTTACTCATTCTTACTTATTTTATTTACCCTCTGCGTTTAAATAAATTCATCAATGGTTTTATATACGATTCTGTTGTATTAATTTCCGCACAATCTACTCCCGACTTCGCAAAAATTTCTTTTAGTTTATCTCTATTTCTCTTTGCATTCATCTCATACTGCAATCGAACAGCTCGGCTTGATGTATCAACCCAAATAGACTGTTCGGTCTCATTATCTTGCACTCGTATTAAACCAACATTGGGCAATTGGTGTTCTCTTTTGTCAGACACTTGCAACGCAACCAAATCATGTTTTTTATTTGCAATTTTTAGTGCGTCCGAAAAATTAGACGTATCAATAAAATCGGATATTAAAAACGTAATGCTTTTTTTCTTAATTACATTATTCAAATATTTCAGCGCGAGTTCT
This genomic window contains:
- a CDS encoding VWA domain-containing protein, with product MTFANKEALWLLLVIPVLVVWYNFKIRKNSTSLNFSSLANFDGLKPSLRQYLQPLLVVFRMLAIAMLIIVLARPQSRSSWKNVTSEGIDIILAMDISASMLAQDFKPNRLEASKEVAIEFIDNRPTDKIGLVIFSGESFTQCPLTTDHAVIKNLFFSVKTGMIADGTAIGLGLANAVNRIKDSKAKSKVVILLTDGVNNVGAVAPMTAAEIAKAFGVRVYTIGVGSMGKALSPVAIYPNGQYQFDYVDVKIDDDGLSKIAQMTGGKYFRATDKKKLKQVYAEIDKMEKTIIEEKSFTNKEERFLIFAIAAALFFALELFLKYTLLKILP
- a CDS encoding cell wall anchor protein; protein product: MSNSKIHMVFNYINSYRVVGRYILLVILLAMPGVFAAQDVKVSATLDTNSILIGEQTVVHVTIQYRADKGNVAIQWPALNDTIIKQIEIVNKTKIDTTIPNKDDPYWLQQSQNLIITSFDSGYYAIPPFKFILNNDTSKVFETEALLLEVNNVQVDTTQAIRDIKPPMDEPFDFRELIPYVKWVVGILALLTLVIYLIKRYLKSRKTTIVVKSDPKVPPHITALAALEQINNEKLWQQGKYKQYHSAISDILRLYLQQRFKINAPEQTSDEIFAQLRSMVMDEESKQRLKQILTLADLVKFAKENPLPNENELSMQLAVDFVNGTKREEEVKSEAIETKD